One segment of Alnus glutinosa chromosome 2, dhAlnGlut1.1, whole genome shotgun sequence DNA contains the following:
- the LOC133859492 gene encoding uncharacterized protein LOC133859492, whose translation MDWSSEIRAYSSWLVLEHHSAWSSSMIRSPEIWQKPCLPYYKVNYDTAIRSSFSAQAAVVRNFSGSVIGCSSIISPPCSALYGEARAALLGAQLAISLNITSFILEGDSQTVFRALQNFTVIQDWRISSMISHIRATIPSSTSWSASLINRSANFCAHYVASWAATRLHSGCIPISLPFVVEPSPTCFGKASLSSFLIP comes from the exons ATGGATTGGTCATCCGAGATTCGAGCTTATTCGTCATG GCTTGTTTTGGAACACCATTCTGCATGGTCTTCGTCTATGATTCGATCCCCTGAGATATGGCAGAAACCTTGTCTTCCTTACTACAAGGTAAATTATGATACAGCTATAAGATCATCATTCTCTGCCCAAGCTGCTGTAGTCCGAAACTTCTCTGGATCTGTTATTGGTTGCAGCTCTATTATTAGCCCACCATGCTCTGCTCTTTATGGGGAGGCACGTGCGGCTCTCTTGGGTGCTCAATTAGCCATTTCTCTGAATATTACTTCCTTTATCTTGGAAGGGGACTCTCAAACTGTTTTTAGGGCTCTCCAAAATTTTACTGTTATACAGGATTGGCGCATTTCTTCTATGATCTCCCACATCCGAGCTACTATCCCATCTTCTACTAGCTGGTCAGCTAGTCTCAttaaccgaagtgcaaacttctgtgcccatTATGTGGCATCTTGGGCCGCAACCAGACTACACTCTGGCTGCATTCCCATCTCTTTACCTTTTGTAGTTGAACCTTCTCCTACCTGTTTTGGAAAGGcttctctttcttcctttttaattCCTTAA